The following are encoded in a window of Gasterosteus aculeatus chromosome 5, fGasAcu3.hap1.1, whole genome shotgun sequence genomic DNA:
- the LOC120819800 gene encoding uncharacterized protein LOC120819800 isoform X1, translating to MKVHWVSCVLGFLCGPAAVALRTMTGEAVGNNSSPLTASQEPQSISLMRVNSSAEITCSTSLSDLRGLSLQQGFPEINQIMYVDIKNRLVNKETRATAFAGRVHVAPHQKIREGHSFTFRLSRLGPEDTNVYLCSWNFWKKDKSSLEKLHSPGTVVIIREKDPQEQCKGHMFDRILLDRILLALSVTGLFIVMILCIGALIVRRKRFQRRFRPAGAAIPPRPNRPQLVCPQHQVQHRPYTSLHSTDFRGILSC from the exons ATGAAGGTCCACTGGGTGAGCTGCGTGTTGGGATTCCTCTGCGGGCCTGCCGCGGTAGCACTCAGGACCATGACag GTGAGGCGGTCGGTAACAATTCATCTCCCCTGACAGCTTCCCAAGAGCCCCAGTCCATCTCTCTGATGAGAGTCAACTCCTCTGCTGAGATCACCTGCTCCACATCGCTGTCGGACCTCAGGGGCTTGTCCCTGCAACAGGGTTTTCCTGAAATAAATCAGATTATGTATGTGGACATTAAGAATCGGCTAGTGAACAAGGAGACGCGCGCCACTGCTTTTGCAGGCCGCGTTCACGTAGCTCCCCACCAGAAGATCAGGGAGGGCCACAGCTTCACCTTTCGGCTGTCTCGGCTGGGACCGGAGGACACCAACGTGTATTTATGCAGCTGGAACTTCTGGAAAAAAGACAAGTCATCGCTAGAGAAGCTGCACAGCCCTGGCACCGTTGTGATCATCAGGG AGAAAGACCCCCAGGAACAATGCAAGGGCCACATGTTTGATCGCATCCTACTTGATCGCATCCTACTTGCCTTGAGCGTGACAGGGTTGTTTATCGTAATGATCCTCTGCATCGGAGCGCTGATTGTGAGACGCAAACGA ttcCAAAGACGCTTCCGACCAGCCGGTGCTGCAATACCACCCAGGCCCAACAGGCCTCAGCTTGTCTGCCCTCAGCACCAAGTTCAACATCGTCCGTACACATCGTTACATTCCACGGATTTCAGAGGGATTCTGTCATGCTGA
- the narf gene encoding nuclear prelamin A recognition factor encodes MSEVNIPKRKEKCENCTKQCNKKQSGNGANSHQDSVQVNRQVHEGSQVLLSACLACDGCVSEEESLKISQQSLEQVERVLALNKKCDASKHRVLVASVCPQSLPFFAVKFGLDISEAANKLCGFLKSLGVQYVFDTTLAAGFSILESQKEFIQRFRRRHHDSHAVPMFTSSCPGWIRYSERVLGSLVTPHICTARSPQQIMGCLVKDYFSKQQKLSPGKVYHVLVAPCFDKKLEAVREEFYSGLLEARDVDCVLTSGEIYYLMEQRKVRVEELDSVPLDHVLGEAGDAALVRHEGRGSEGFLEHIFKHAAKELFGLDVHEITYKNLRNRDFQEVTLERDGETLLQFAAVYGFRNIQTLVHRMRTGRVPYQLVEVLSCPGGCLSGRGQAESEAGGRVDKALVQQMEEAYSSLPVRLPEVNPTLHTLYQDWLQGQDSPRASALLHTQYTRQIHTQPPHMQW; translated from the exons GTGCACGAAGGATCCCAGGTGCTGCTGAGCGCCTGCCTAGCCTGCGACGGCTGTGTGTCGGAAGAGGAGAGCCTGAAGATCTCTCAGCAGAGCCTGGAGCAAGTGGAGCGGGTCCTGGCCCTCAACAAG AAGTGTGACGCGTCGAAGCACAGGGTGCTGGTGGCGTCGGTGTGTCCACAGTCGCTGCCGTTCTTTGCCGTCAAGTTCGGTCTAGACATCAGCGAGGCCGCCAACAAGCTCTGTGGCTTCCTCAAGAGTTTGG GCGTGCAGTACGTGTTCGACACCACGTTGGCTGCAGGCTTCAGCATCTTGGAGAGCCAGAAGGAGTTCATTCAGAGGTTTCGCAGGAGGCACCACGACTCCCACGCCGTGCCAATGTtcacctcctcctgcccag ggTGGATCCGCTACTCTGAGCGTGTCCTGGGCAGTCTGGTCACCCCTCACATCTGCACAGCCAGGTCTCCTCAGCAGATCATGGGCTGCCTGGTCAAGGACTACTTCTCTAAACAGCAG AAGCTGAGTCCGGGGAAAGTCTACCACGTGTTGGTGGCTCCCTGCTTTGATAAGAAGCTGGAGGCGGTCCGAGAGGAGTTTTACAGCGGCCTGCTGGAGGCCAGAGACGTGGACTGTGTCCTCACCTCAG GTGAGATCTATTACCTGATGGAGCAGAGGAAGGTTAGAGTGGAGGAGCTGGACTCCGTTCCCCTGGACCACGT GCTGGGGGAGGCCGGAGACGCGGCGCTGGTGAGGCACGAGGGTCGAGGCTCCGAGGGCTTCCTGGAACACATCTTCAAGCACGCTGCCAAGGAGCTCTTTGGCCTGGACGTCCACGAGATCACATACAAGAACCTCAG GAACCGGGACTTCCAGGAAGTGACCCTGGAGCGTGACGGGGAAACTCTGCTGCAGTTTGCCGCCGTCTACGGTTTCAGGAACATCCAGACCCTCGTTCACCGCATGAGAACGGGACGAGTGCCCTACCAGCTGGTGGAGGTCCTGTCCTGCCCCGGAG GGTGCCTGAGCGGCCGCGGGCAGGCGGAAAGCGAGGCAGGAGGCCGGGTGGATAAAGCCCTCgtccagcagatggaggaggcCTACAGCAGCCTGCCGGTCCGTCTGCCGGAGGTCAACCCCACCCTGCACACCCTCTATCAGGACTGGCTCCAGGGCCAGGACTCCCCGCGGGCCAGCGCGCTCCTACACACCCAGTACACGCGTCAGATCCACACGCAGCCCCCGCACATGCAGTGGTGA
- the LOC120819800 gene encoding uncharacterized protein LOC120819800 isoform X2, with amino-acid sequence MKVHWVSCVLGFLCGPAAVALRTMTASQEPQSISLMRVNSSAEITCSTSLSDLRGLSLQQGFPEINQIMYVDIKNRLVNKETRATAFAGRVHVAPHQKIREGHSFTFRLSRLGPEDTNVYLCSWNFWKKDKSSLEKLHSPGTVVIIREKDPQEQCKGHMFDRILLDRILLALSVTGLFIVMILCIGALIVRRKRFQRRFRPAGAAIPPRPNRPQLVCPQHQVQHRPYTSLHSTDFRGILSC; translated from the exons ATGAAGGTCCACTGGGTGAGCTGCGTGTTGGGATTCCTCTGCGGGCCTGCCGCGGTAGCACTCAGGACCATGACag CTTCCCAAGAGCCCCAGTCCATCTCTCTGATGAGAGTCAACTCCTCTGCTGAGATCACCTGCTCCACATCGCTGTCGGACCTCAGGGGCTTGTCCCTGCAACAGGGTTTTCCTGAAATAAATCAGATTATGTATGTGGACATTAAGAATCGGCTAGTGAACAAGGAGACGCGCGCCACTGCTTTTGCAGGCCGCGTTCACGTAGCTCCCCACCAGAAGATCAGGGAGGGCCACAGCTTCACCTTTCGGCTGTCTCGGCTGGGACCGGAGGACACCAACGTGTATTTATGCAGCTGGAACTTCTGGAAAAAAGACAAGTCATCGCTAGAGAAGCTGCACAGCCCTGGCACCGTTGTGATCATCAGGG AGAAAGACCCCCAGGAACAATGCAAGGGCCACATGTTTGATCGCATCCTACTTGATCGCATCCTACTTGCCTTGAGCGTGACAGGGTTGTTTATCGTAATGATCCTCTGCATCGGAGCGCTGATTGTGAGACGCAAACGA ttcCAAAGACGCTTCCGACCAGCCGGTGCTGCAATACCACCCAGGCCCAACAGGCCTCAGCTTGTCTGCCCTCAGCACCAAGTTCAACATCGTCCGTACACATCGTTACATTCCACGGATTTCAGAGGGATTCTGTCATGCTGA